The Blastococcus sp. HT6-4 genome window below encodes:
- a CDS encoding ABC transporter ATP-binding protein, with protein sequence MPTVSATPVVEVKNLVKRFRRQNGAIVNAIDDVSFEVAQGDFVVLLGPSGCGKTTLLRSIAGLETPDEGSISIAGRTHFSSEGSIEVPPERRDISMIFQSYALWPHMTAFKNVAYPLLSRKSRKVSKADVTRRVREALELVGVGELEKQYPGQMSGGQQQRIALARALVNNDELVLFDEPLSNVDAKVREQLRFELVSMQRRLGFSALFVTHDQTEAMELAHRIAVLDSGRIVQFGSPQEIYHRPATRYVAKFIGAINEVVGTVATVDGESVVVDTPYGRFVGTADGRHVAVGDRVAAMWRPERGLLGREEPQSVNRWPGRVKASLFVGSHTEYLVAVGESETDVRLWSPRADIVEAGSAAWVSVPPEDVRILPAGSSSDEAEVPAAARTPVPAP encoded by the coding sequence ATGCCAACCGTCTCGGCGACGCCAGTCGTCGAGGTGAAGAACCTGGTGAAGCGTTTCCGGAGGCAGAACGGGGCGATCGTCAACGCCATCGACGACGTCTCGTTCGAGGTGGCTCAGGGGGACTTCGTCGTGCTGCTCGGCCCCAGTGGGTGCGGGAAGACCACGCTGTTGCGGAGCATCGCCGGCCTGGAGACCCCCGACGAGGGCTCCATCTCCATCGCCGGGCGCACGCACTTCTCCTCGGAGGGATCCATCGAGGTGCCGCCCGAGCGCCGCGATATCAGCATGATCTTCCAGTCGTACGCCCTGTGGCCGCACATGACGGCGTTCAAGAACGTCGCCTACCCGCTCCTGAGCCGCAAGAGCCGGAAGGTCTCGAAGGCCGATGTGACCCGGCGGGTCCGCGAGGCACTCGAGCTGGTCGGCGTCGGCGAGCTGGAGAAGCAGTACCCGGGCCAGATGAGCGGCGGTCAGCAGCAGCGGATCGCGCTGGCCCGTGCCCTGGTCAACAACGACGAACTCGTCCTGTTCGACGAACCGCTCTCCAACGTCGACGCCAAGGTCCGCGAGCAACTCCGCTTCGAGCTGGTCTCGATGCAGCGGAGGCTCGGGTTCTCGGCGCTCTTCGTGACCCACGACCAGACCGAGGCCATGGAGTTGGCACACCGGATCGCCGTCCTCGACAGCGGCCGCATCGTGCAGTTCGGCAGTCCCCAGGAGATCTACCACCGGCCGGCCACCCGGTACGTCGCGAAGTTCATCGGTGCCATCAACGAGGTCGTGGGCACGGTGGCCACGGTGGACGGCGAGAGCGTGGTCGTGGACACGCCCTACGGACGGTTCGTGGGGACGGCGGACGGCCGGCACGTCGCCGTCGGTGACCGGGTGGCGGCGATGTGGCGCCCCGAACGCGGGTTGCTCGGCCGCGAGGAGCCGCAGAGCGTGAACCGGTGGCCCGGCCGGGTCAAGGCGTCACTCTTCGTCGGCTCGCACACCGAGTACCTGGTGGCCGTCGGCGAGTCCGAGACCGACGTCCGGCTGTGGAGCCCCCGCGCCGACATCGTCGAGGCGGGCTCGGCGGCCTGGGTCTCCGTGCCGCCGGAGGACGTCCGCATCCTCCCCGCCGGCTCGTCGTCCGACGAGGCCGAGGTGCCCGCGGCCGCACGCACGCCGGTTCCTGCGCCATGA